AGGGATTTTCTCTTGGAAAGCTTCTAAGACAACCGGTACGGTTTCACCAGAAAGAATCTCTTTTTCTGTTTCATCCAAATCTAATTCTTTGTCTATGAAAAACATTTCTGAAAGTTCAACAATTTCAGCAGCATAGCTCATTTGTTCTTGGTAAAGAGAAACCAGCTTTTCAACCCATTGTTTGGTTTCTTCAGATGGGTCAGCAGAAATTCTACCCGCCTCTACTAGATGATGAGTAGCCATTGGAACAATTTCTTCTAATGATTTTTCTTTCATGTAGTGGTTATTTAACCATTCTAGTTTTTTCTCATCAAAAGCGGCTGGTGATTTACTTAGTCGCTCTGGATCAAACATTTTTATTAGGTCTTCTTTATTGAAAATTTCTTCTTCTCCAACTGGTGACCAACCTAGTAAAGTAATGAAGTTGAACATTGCTTCCGGTAAGTACCCTAAATCTCTATATTGACCGATGAATTGCAAAATACTTTCATCACGTTTGCTTAATTTTTTACCTGTTTCACTGTTAATAATCAACGTCATGTGACCAAACTCAGGTGTCTTCCATTCTAATGCTTCATAAATCATCATCTGTTTTGGAGTATTTGCAATGTGGTCATCTCCACGAAGAACATGAGTAATCTTCATCAAGTGATCATCCACTACTACTGCAAAGTTGTAAGTCGGGTATCCATCACGCTTTTTAATGATAAAGTCTCCCCCTACACTACTTGCTTCAAAAGTAATCGGGCCTTTCACAATATCATTAAAAGAATAGGTACTATCTTTATTAACACGGAAACGAATAGCAGCTTCTCTTCCTTCTGCTTCCATTTCTGATTGTTGAGATGGTGTCAAATGTGCACAACGTCCACCGTAATGAGGCATCTCTCCACGAGAACGCTGTTGTTCTCGTTCTGTTTCTAACTCTTCTTGCGTGCAGTAGCATTTATATGCACGATTGGAAAGAATCAATTGGTCCACCATCGAATTATAAATGTCATTTCGTTCTGATTGACGGTACGGACCATATTCGCCTTCCTTATCAGGACCTTCATCCCAGTCAATTCCAAGCCATTTTAGATTTTCTAATTGACTTTCTTCTCCGTGTTCTAGATTCCGTTTTTGGTCGGTATCTTCGATGCGAATAATAAAATCTCCATCATTGTGACGAGCGAATAGGTAGTTGAAAAGCGCTGTACGTGCGTTCCCTATATGAAGATGTCCCGTTGGACTTGGTGCGTAACGTACTCTAATTTTTTTGCCATTATAAATTACTCCTTTTTGGTTGTGTGTCATGATTTTTATTTTTCTCTATCTTTAATTCCTTTTTGTGAGTGAACAGGTTTTGCAAAAATCATTCGACCTGCTGCAGTCTGTAAAGCACTTGTAACGACTACATCTAGCGTTTTATTCATATAATGTTGTCCGTCTTCTACTACAATCATAGTCCCATCATCCAGATAAGCAACTCCCTGATTGCGTTCTGTACCAACTTTTACTACCGTAACGGTCATATTTTCGCCTGGAATAACAACCGGTTTAACTGCATTA
The Jeotgalibaca sp. MA1X17-3 genome window above contains:
- the gltX gene encoding glutamate--tRNA ligase is translated as MTHNQKGVIYNGKKIRVRYAPSPTGHLHIGNARTALFNYLFARHNDGDFIIRIEDTDQKRNLEHGEESQLENLKWLGIDWDEGPDKEGEYGPYRQSERNDIYNSMVDQLILSNRAYKCYCTQEELETEREQQRSRGEMPHYGGRCAHLTPSQQSEMEAEGREAAIRFRVNKDSTYSFNDIVKGPITFEASSVGGDFIIKKRDGYPTYNFAVVVDDHLMKITHVLRGDDHIANTPKQMMIYEALEWKTPEFGHMTLIINSETGKKLSKRDESILQFIGQYRDLGYLPEAMFNFITLLGWSPVGEEEIFNKEDLIKMFDPERLSKSPAAFDEKKLEWLNNHYMKEKSLEEIVPMATHHLVEAGRISADPSEETKQWVEKLVSLYQEQMSYAAEIVELSEMFFIDKELDLDETEKEILSGETVPVVLEAFQEKIPTIEPFESATIMAAIKEVQKETKIKGKNLFMPIRIAISGEMHGPEIGKTIELLGKEKSLNHLQNVLKNIKK